In Geotrypetes seraphini chromosome 4, aGeoSer1.1, whole genome shotgun sequence, a single window of DNA contains:
- the TENT5C gene encoding terminal nucleotidyltransferase 5C — MADSSSCESGCKSCSVLNWDQVSRLNEVLTEVVPVHGRGNFPTLEITLKDIVQTVRNYLEAEGIHVHDVRLNGSAASHVLVKDNGLSCKDFDLIFKVNLPTEAEFQVVRDVVLGSLLNFLPEGVNKEKISRLTLKEAYVQKLVKVCTDSDHWSLISLSNKDGKNIELKFVNSIRRQFEFSVDSFQIILDSLLFYYDCSENPMSEHFHPTVIGESVYGDFEAALDHLQNKLIATKNPEEIRGGGLMKYSNLLVRDFKPFDEEEIKSLERYMCSRFFIDFSDILEQQRKLESYLQNHFIGEEKSKYDYLMILRRVINESTVCLMGHERRQSLNLISLLALRVLAEQNIIPNATNVTCYYQPAPYVSNANFSNYYIANAAVQYGQSYPTWLPCS, encoded by the coding sequence ATGGCTGACAGCAGTAGCTGTGAAAGTGGTTGCAAATCCTGCAGTGTCCTGAATTGGGATCAGGTCAGTCGCTTGAATGAAGTCCTGACTGAGGTTGTTCCAGTCCATGGACGAGGCAACTTCCCTACGCTGGAAATTACATTGAAGGACATTGTACAGACTGTTCGTAACTACCTGGAGGCAGAAGGCATCCATGTGCATGATGTCAGACTCAATGGCTCTGCTGCAAGTCATGTCTTGGTCAAGGACAATGGCTTGAGCTGTAAGGACTTTGATCTGATATTTAAGGTGAACCTCCCCACTGAGGCAGAATTTCAGGTGGTCAGAGATGTTGTTCTGGGGTCTCTTTTGAACTTTTTGCCAGAGGGTGTAAACAAGGAGAAAATAAGCCGCTTAACTCTGAAAGAAGCCTATGTTCAGAAGCTAGTGAAAGTATGCACAGACTCTGACCATTGGAGCTTGATATCACTCTCTAACAAAGATGGGAAAAACATAGAACTCAAGTTTGTCAACTCCATAAGGCGACAGTTTGAGTTCAGTGTGGACTCCTTTCAGATAATACTGGACTCTTTACTCTTTTATTATGATTGTTCAGAAAACCCCATGTCGGAGCACTTCCATCCTACAGTGATAGGGGAAAGTGTATATGGTGACTTTGAGGCTGCTTTAGACCACCTCCAGAACAAACTGATAGCAACTAAGAACCCTGAGGAGATCAGAGGTGGTGGCCTTATGAAATACAGCAACCTGCTAGTCCGGGACTTTAAGCCTTTTGATGAAGAAGAGATCAAGTCCTTGGAGCGCTACATGTGCTCCCGTTTTTTCATAGACTTCTCAGACATTCTAGAGCAGCAACGGAAGCTGGAGAGCTACCTCCAGAACCACTTCATTGGGGAGGAGAAGAGCAAGTATGATTATCTAATGATTCTGCGTCGTGTCATCAATGAGAGCACTGTTTGCCTCATGGGGCATGAAAGGAGGCAATCACTCAACCTGATTTCTCTTCTTGCTCTAAGAGTGCTGGCAGAACAGAACATCATCCCAAATGCTACTAATGTTACATGTTACTATCAGCCAGCCCCATATGTCAGCAATGCAAATTTCAGCAATTACTACATTGCCAATGCTGCTGTTCAGTATGGCCAGTCATATCCCACTTGGTTGCCATGCAGCTAG